A genomic window from Clostridium cylindrosporum DSM 605 includes:
- a CDS encoding M20 metallopeptidase family protein, which yields MNIQEIYNTVDRVKQEIIDLRRDFHIHPEVGSDLERTSGIVADLLKKWGLEVQTGIGITGVVGILRGQNPNSSNTVALRADMDALLIQEENEVCYKSVYDGKMHACAHDGHTAMLLGAAKVLSQYKDMIKGNIKFIFQPEEEGPNSGAENMVNDGAMEDVDAIFGLHLTTEHPTGTVSIKKGAAMASSDDFEIEMIGKGGHASMPHECIDAISMAVKVYNDLQFMVSREFDPVDSVIISVGAFNSGSASNVIQGNAKLKGTIRTLSHEVRAKAKKRICEIVKHVAEGSGGEYKINIIPGVPPLINDIEKASFAEETVAKIVTKENVIILDKPNMGSEDFSYYVEKVPGVMMMIGARNEEKGLINLMHHPKFDFDEDALSIGVKLYIQLAIDHLESIQA from the coding sequence GTGAACATTCAAGAAATATATAACACAGTAGACAGAGTAAAACAAGAAATTATTGATCTTAGAAGAGATTTCCATATACATCCAGAAGTAGGTTCAGATCTAGAAAGAACTTCTGGAATTGTTGCAGATTTACTAAAGAAATGGGGACTTGAAGTTCAAACTGGTATTGGTATAACAGGTGTAGTAGGTATTTTAAGAGGTCAAAATCCTAACTCCTCAAATACAGTTGCCTTAAGAGCAGATATGGATGCCCTTTTAATACAAGAAGAAAACGAAGTATGCTATAAGTCAGTTTATGATGGTAAGATGCACGCCTGTGCACATGATGGGCATACTGCTATGTTACTTGGAGCAGCAAAGGTATTATCTCAATACAAAGACATGATAAAGGGTAATATTAAGTTCATTTTTCAACCAGAAGAAGAGGGCCCAAATTCAGGTGCAGAAAATATGGTAAACGATGGTGCTATGGAAGATGTTGATGCAATTTTTGGATTACATTTAACAACAGAGCATCCTACTGGAACTGTATCAATTAAGAAAGGTGCTGCTATGGCTTCATCTGATGACTTTGAGATTGAGATGATAGGAAAAGGTGGGCATGCATCTATGCCTCATGAATGTATCGATGCTATTTCAATGGCAGTTAAAGTATATAATGATCTTCAATTTATGGTAAGCAGGGAATTTGACCCTGTAGACTCAGTAATTATATCAGTTGGTGCTTTTAATTCAGGGTCAGCAAGTAATGTTATTCAAGGAAATGCTAAGCTAAAAGGTACAATTCGTACACTTTCCCACGAAGTAAGAGCTAAAGCAAAAAAGAGAATTTGTGAAATTGTAAAACATGTAGCGGAAGGGTCAGGAGGGGAATATAAAATTAATATAATCCCTGGGGTTCCTCCATTAATTAATGATATAGAAAAGGCCTCATTTGCAGAGGAAACTGTAGCAAAAATAGTAACAAAAGAAAATGTAATTATATTAGATAAGCCTAATATGGGATCAGAGGACTTCTCCTATTATGTAGAAAAAGTACCAGGAGTTATGATGATGATCGGAGCTAGAAATGAAGAAAAGGGACTGATCAATCTTATGCATCATCCTAAATTTGACTTTGATGAAGATGCTCTATCTATAGGAGTAAAACTATATATCCAACTTGCTATTGATCATTTAGAATCAATACAGGCTTAA